A single genomic interval of Microbulbifer variabilis harbors:
- a CDS encoding MFS transporter — MSAMSRLALLAVVFIDLMGQGLLFPIINELVMSTKFQFLPTDTAQSTRHLYYGIVISSFFLAWFVGAVYIAKLSDSIGRKSAMVLCLVGALAGYAITLAALFASSLWLLILGRVVSGFTAGNQPIAQAAMIDASRDELDASKNLGLLVAGMSAGAVAGPIIAGVLADKALLGNIASIQLPFYFALLLVAITLGLILLFYHDSRSPTSPIQLRFSDLFKQFAHLKERPLVIRLCPAYLSFMLVHLSFYIFITNYLSSRFGLGLLGTSMAMLFMGIAVATSSIFLVKPVLSKWGKPLVIKVSALTMGACALVFAFSNQVWLCYLSVFLAYLCFGLAYPALLNLFANSVDESEQGWVMGIATAGFTIVATLISLLGGGAMEINIRLPFFITAIAAAFVLILSWFSWRSSAMKKIVDR; from the coding sequence ATGTCTGCAATGAGCCGTCTGGCCCTGCTGGCTGTGGTATTTATCGACTTGATGGGTCAAGGACTGCTATTCCCCATCATTAATGAACTAGTCATGTCCACCAAGTTTCAATTCCTGCCTACAGACACCGCACAATCCACCCGTCACCTCTACTATGGCATTGTTATCAGTAGCTTTTTTTTAGCTTGGTTTGTTGGGGCGGTGTATATCGCTAAGTTATCTGACAGTATCGGCCGAAAAAGCGCGATGGTACTTTGCTTGGTCGGCGCCCTGGCAGGCTATGCCATTACACTCGCTGCCTTATTTGCCAGCAGCCTGTGGTTGCTGATTCTTGGGCGCGTAGTCAGTGGATTTACTGCCGGTAACCAGCCCATTGCCCAAGCGGCAATGATTGATGCAAGCCGCGATGAACTGGATGCTTCAAAAAATCTGGGGTTACTGGTGGCGGGAATGAGCGCGGGAGCAGTTGCGGGACCAATTATCGCTGGAGTCTTAGCCGACAAGGCCCTGCTCGGTAATATTGCAAGCATTCAACTGCCTTTTTATTTTGCGCTACTTTTGGTTGCTATCACTCTCGGCCTAATTCTGCTCTTTTACCACGATAGCCGCTCCCCGACTTCGCCTATTCAATTGCGCTTTTCTGACTTGTTCAAGCAATTTGCACACCTCAAAGAGAGACCCTTAGTCATCAGGCTATGCCCAGCTTACCTAAGTTTTATGCTGGTTCACCTCAGTTTTTATATCTTTATCACCAACTATCTCAGCAGCCGCTTTGGCCTCGGCTTACTGGGAACCAGTATGGCCATGCTATTCATGGGAATCGCCGTGGCCACTTCCAGTATCTTTTTGGTTAAACCCGTGCTGTCTAAATGGGGTAAGCCACTGGTTATCAAGGTATCGGCATTGACTATGGGGGCCTGTGCGCTGGTTTTTGCTTTCAGTAACCAGGTTTGGCTTTGTTACTTGAGTGTGTTTCTCGCCTACTTGTGCTTTGGGCTAGCCTATCCGGCACTACTGAACTTGTTTGCCAATAGTGTGGATGAGAGCGAACAGGGATGGGTAATGGGTATCGCCACAGCGGGCTTCACCATTGTGGCCACCCTTATCTCACTATTGGGTGGCGGCGCTATGGAAATTAATATCCGACTACCATTTTTTATCACTGCCATTGCGGCCGCTTTCGTTTTGATACTGAGCTGGTTCAGTTGGCGTAGCAGTGCAATGAAAAAAATTGTTGATCGGTGA
- the norR gene encoding nitric oxide reductase transcriptional regulator NorR, with the protein MVDINSTLLLEVALDLANSLNNSDRFERLLSTIRKAIKCDAVALLGLNGEVLTPLAVQGLARRTMGRRFLINEHPRLAQICSSDAPVRFPSDCNLPDPFDGLLLDREGDLPVHSCLGLPLYSDNHLVGLLTLDSMTSDAYSLISDRTLELIAALSAATLKTALELKALSLSAEHAEQLVKELTQEAFLRDGGELIGESQVMRALRSDIELVAGSDYSVLILGETGVGKELVARTVHRLSSRREKPLVYLNCASLTETLAEAELFGHAKGAFTGADRDRPGKFLLANGGTLFLDEVGELPLSVQGKLLRVLQSGEIQPVGKDAVQHVDVRIVAATNRDLRKEIDSGGFRADLYHRLSVYPLEVPALSKRENDVLLLADYFLERSTRKLGFRQLRLSADASTKLKRYGWPGNVRELEHIISRAALKARKNASLSEIVSLTAAHIEIPDDIAAQPEFEKPVQPPLGVLNLRAATEEYQRDLIKHILIQNDGNWSRAAKSLSMDRGNLVRLAKRLGIYIKKEVVGVN; encoded by the coding sequence ATGGTGGATATTAATTCTACTCTACTGCTTGAAGTAGCTCTGGATCTCGCAAATAGCCTGAATAATAGTGACCGATTTGAACGACTGCTCTCTACCATCCGCAAGGCAATTAAGTGTGATGCGGTGGCCTTGCTGGGGCTGAATGGAGAGGTGCTTACCCCCCTGGCTGTGCAGGGCTTGGCCAGGCGTACTATGGGGCGGCGTTTCCTAATTAACGAGCATCCCCGCCTAGCGCAAATCTGCAGTTCTGATGCTCCCGTTCGCTTCCCCTCTGATTGCAATCTGCCGGACCCTTTTGATGGCTTACTACTGGATAGGGAAGGGGACCTACCGGTGCACTCCTGTCTCGGTTTGCCACTGTATTCTGACAATCATCTAGTGGGGCTGCTTACTTTGGATAGTATGACCTCAGACGCCTATAGCCTGATTAGCGATCGAACGCTTGAGTTAATCGCTGCACTCTCAGCCGCTACTCTCAAAACGGCTTTGGAGCTAAAAGCGCTGTCCCTTTCTGCTGAACATGCCGAACAACTGGTGAAAGAGTTGACCCAGGAAGCCTTTCTGCGCGATGGCGGTGAGTTAATCGGCGAAAGCCAAGTGATGAGGGCCTTGCGAAGCGACATTGAATTAGTTGCAGGGTCTGACTACAGCGTGCTTATTCTTGGGGAAACTGGGGTGGGTAAGGAGCTGGTTGCCCGCACGGTACATCGGCTGTCATCTCGCCGGGAAAAACCCCTTGTCTATCTCAACTGCGCCTCCTTAACTGAAACACTGGCAGAAGCGGAGTTATTCGGGCATGCGAAGGGGGCTTTTACTGGCGCTGATCGGGATCGCCCGGGAAAGTTTCTATTGGCAAACGGCGGGACACTTTTTCTGGATGAAGTGGGTGAACTGCCTTTATCAGTTCAGGGTAAATTGCTGCGGGTACTGCAAAGTGGTGAAATTCAGCCTGTTGGTAAGGATGCGGTACAGCATGTAGATGTGCGTATTGTGGCCGCTACCAATCGGGATTTGCGCAAAGAAATCGACTCAGGTGGTTTCAGGGCCGATTTGTACCACCGTCTCTCTGTTTACCCTCTGGAAGTACCCGCACTATCAAAGAGAGAAAATGATGTTCTCCTGCTGGCAGATTATTTTTTGGAGCGCTCCACGAGGAAACTAGGCTTCCGTCAGTTGCGGCTATCAGCAGATGCTTCCACTAAATTAAAGCGCTATGGCTGGCCTGGAAATGTGAGAGAGCTGGAGCATATCATCAGCCGCGCAGCGCTCAAGGCAAGAAAAAACGCATCACTCTCTGAAATCGTATCGCTGACAGCGGCACATATAGAGATTCCGGATGACATAGCGGCGCAACCAGAGTTTGAGAAGCCCGTTCAGCCACCGCTAGGGGTGTTAAATCTCAGGGCAGCCACTGAAGAATATCAGCGGGATCTTATAAAGCATATATTAATTCAGAACGATGGGAATTGGAGTAGGGCAGCGAAATCGCTCTCAATGGATAGGGGCAACTTGGTCCGCCTTGCAAAACGTCTGGGTATCTATATTAAAAAAGAGGTTGTGGGCGTAAATTGA
- a CDS encoding penicillin-binding transpeptidase domain-containing protein — protein MKAIVFLFLLFSSLAWSFEDIECGKSCTFVLKNHKEATYSIINEKRADVRLTPFSTFKVPNTLIALDAGLVRSLVQELTYDHLKYPAQRWWPSIWYDKPLPIRAAFQNSAVPIYRQLASQIGRKRMSQYLIQFEYGNRDISSGLDKFWLNGSLKISAKEQVNFLQKLFSGALPISDDSLSLFKEVMLVEETDSYKLYAKTGGGQINDEFALGWYVGVVETGNNMYFFAVNIDGKSFAEVQQRRIQFARQHLSRLGVI, from the coding sequence TTGAAAGCAATCGTATTTTTATTTCTGCTCTTTAGTAGTCTCGCCTGGTCTTTCGAAGATATCGAATGTGGCAAATCATGTACATTTGTACTGAAAAATCACAAAGAGGCCACTTACTCAATCATCAATGAAAAGAGAGCTGATGTAAGGCTCACGCCGTTCTCAACCTTTAAGGTGCCTAACACTCTGATTGCATTAGATGCTGGTTTGGTCCGCAGCCTTGTACAGGAATTAACCTATGACCACTTGAAGTATCCGGCTCAGCGATGGTGGCCCAGTATTTGGTACGACAAGCCGCTACCCATCCGGGCGGCTTTTCAAAATTCCGCAGTGCCTATTTATCGGCAATTAGCCTCTCAAATAGGCAGGAAGAGAATGAGCCAATATTTGATTCAGTTCGAATATGGCAACAGGGATATCTCCTCTGGTTTGGATAAATTTTGGCTAAATGGGAGCCTGAAGATATCGGCCAAGGAGCAGGTGAATTTCTTGCAAAAGCTATTTTCTGGAGCCCTACCTATTTCTGATGACTCTCTCTCTTTATTCAAAGAAGTTATGTTGGTAGAGGAGACAGACTCGTACAAGCTCTATGCAAAAACGGGCGGTGGACAGATTAATGATGAATTTGCCTTGGGTTGGTATGTTGGCGTAGTGGAAACTGGCAACAATATGTATTTTTTTGCAGTCAATATAGATGGTAAGAGTTTTGCCGAAGTACAGCAGAGAAGGATTCAGTTTGCCCGACAACACTTGTCACGGCTCGGAGTGATTTAG
- a CDS encoding acetolactate synthase large subunit, which yields MKASDLFVRALEAEGVEYVFGIPGEENLDMLESLRGSKIQLILTRHEQAAGFMAATYGRLTGKSGVCLATLGPGATNLVTAAAYAQLGGMPMVMITGQKPIKSSKQGQFQIINIVDMMRPLTKYTKTIVGGDYVPAYVREAFRLSEEERPGATHLEFPEDIAREHSAMPVLDISYQRRPIAEEKAIRKAAEAIASSRKPLLLIGAGANRKLTSKMLRKFVEKLGIPAITTQMGKGVIDESGPHFIGNTALSDGDFIHRTIEQADLIINVGHDVVEKPPFFMRPGGPEVVHINFNAAQVDPVYFPQIEVIGDIANSLWQLQEHLEPQEHWSFSDAHRIRAALQKHIEEGSSADTFPIRPQRLVRDVREVMPEKGVIALDNGMFKIWFARNYPAYFPNTVLLDNALATMGAGLPSAMAAKLVCPDRRVVAICGDGGFMMNSQEIETAVRLKLDLIVLILRDDAYGMIKWKQSMMGLKNFGLDFTNPDFVAYAKSYGAEGHRIQATDELKPMIEKCCREGGVHLIEVPMDYSHNDRILNHEIKDLASKL from the coding sequence ATGAAAGCATCCGACCTATTTGTGCGCGCCCTGGAAGCCGAGGGAGTTGAGTATGTTTTTGGTATTCCCGGCGAGGAAAACCTGGATATGCTGGAGTCTTTGCGGGGCTCCAAAATACAGTTAATCCTTACTCGTCACGAGCAGGCTGCTGGATTTATGGCGGCCACTTATGGCCGCCTTACCGGTAAATCTGGTGTGTGTTTGGCAACCCTGGGGCCGGGTGCCACTAATCTGGTTACCGCGGCAGCTTATGCTCAGCTGGGAGGGATGCCTATGGTGATGATTACTGGGCAGAAACCTATTAAAAGTTCCAAGCAGGGACAATTTCAAATTATTAATATCGTCGACATGATGCGACCCCTTACCAAGTACACAAAAACGATTGTGGGAGGGGATTATGTGCCGGCGTATGTGCGCGAAGCCTTTCGTCTCTCAGAGGAAGAGCGGCCAGGGGCTACGCACTTGGAGTTTCCTGAGGATATCGCCCGGGAGCATTCCGCCATGCCGGTGCTCGACATCAGCTATCAGCGCCGTCCCATTGCTGAAGAAAAAGCCATTCGTAAGGCGGCTGAGGCTATCGCCAGCTCTCGCAAGCCTCTACTACTGATCGGCGCCGGCGCGAACAGAAAGCTGACGTCGAAGATGCTGAGAAAATTTGTGGAAAAGCTGGGAATCCCCGCAATTACCACGCAGATGGGTAAGGGAGTGATCGATGAATCGGGGCCGCACTTTATTGGCAATACGGCCTTATCCGATGGTGACTTTATTCATCGCACTATTGAGCAGGCAGATTTGATCATTAACGTAGGTCACGATGTTGTAGAGAAGCCCCCGTTCTTTATGCGCCCTGGTGGGCCAGAAGTGGTACATATTAACTTCAATGCGGCCCAGGTAGACCCGGTGTATTTCCCGCAGATAGAAGTGATCGGTGATATCGCCAACAGCCTATGGCAGCTGCAGGAGCACCTAGAGCCGCAAGAGCATTGGAGTTTTAGTGATGCTCACCGCATCCGTGCTGCCTTGCAGAAGCATATTGAGGAGGGTTCGAGCGCAGATACTTTCCCCATCAGACCCCAGCGACTAGTAAGGGATGTGCGTGAGGTGATGCCAGAGAAGGGCGTGATTGCCCTTGATAATGGCATGTTCAAGATCTGGTTTGCCCGCAATTATCCCGCTTACTTTCCGAATACCGTACTTTTGGATAATGCGCTGGCCACTATGGGGGCTGGTTTGCCATCGGCCATGGCGGCCAAGCTGGTTTGTCCCGATCGCCGGGTGGTGGCTATCTGTGGGGACGGGGGTTTTATGATGAACTCCCAGGAAATAGAAACCGCTGTGCGCCTGAAGCTGGACTTAATTGTGTTGATTTTGCGCGATGATGCCTATGGCATGATCAAATGGAAGCAGTCCATGATGGGGCTTAAGAATTTTGGTCTCGATTTTACCAATCCTGATTTTGTGGCTTATGCGAAATCTTATGGTGCCGAGGGGCATCGAATACAGGCAACAGATGAATTGAAACCGATGATTGAGAAGTGCTGCCGGGAGGGTGGGGTACATTTGATAGAAGTTCCCATGGATTACAGCCATAACGATCGAATACTGAATCACGAAATTAAGGACTTGGCGAGCAAGCTATAG
- a CDS encoding potassium transporter Kup, with product MKSKEKTHKGKWFLSLAALGVVFGDIGTSPLYAVKLIFHSRLNIPLTEANILGGVSTIFWALILIVTIKYVTLIMRLDNRGEGGIMALMTLAMDATEGRKNLQWFVVTAGILGAALFFGDAIITPAISVLSAIEGLEVGSQTHQSLVVPISIGVLICLFSVQRYGTSTVGTLFGPITALWFLTLLVSGVSSIINNPQILHAINPEHALRFLTSHGFSSFLVLGAVLLVFTGAEALYTDMGHFGRSPIRMAWLGLVFPALFLNYMGQGALLMSHPHAVDNPFYRMFPSWGLYPVIILATAATVIASQACITGSFSLAKQAMQLGLLPRLTLRHTSAHLEGQIFMPGVNRLLMFLVIGAVVGFGSSTNLAAAYGVSVSGAMLISTCLAAVVYRIQLKCHLLLCLSVAAFFICIDLAFFSSSLLKISHGGWFPLGLGAIACISMFTWRDGREALALQLQRQEFKLEPYLTALLKKNPIRVPGTAVFLTSRQLSTPHALIYNLKHNKVLHENLLFITVSFVNAPRVMPGNRYILSEIRENCHYLLLRYGYIEQPDIWKVLKRLRLKKELDIDPNKASYFLTRQTITPTKQEDSRMFLWRERLFAVMFRNVSSAVEYYRIPMSRVIVMGEKIRI from the coding sequence ATGAAAAGCAAAGAGAAGACTCACAAGGGAAAATGGTTTCTATCGCTGGCGGCGCTCGGCGTTGTTTTCGGAGACATAGGCACCAGCCCCCTGTACGCGGTTAAATTGATCTTCCACTCGAGGCTCAATATTCCTTTAACTGAGGCCAATATACTCGGTGGCGTTTCAACGATCTTCTGGGCCCTGATACTGATCGTGACAATCAAATATGTGACATTGATAATGCGGCTGGATAATCGTGGGGAAGGCGGCATCATGGCACTGATGACGCTGGCAATGGATGCCACAGAGGGACGAAAAAACCTCCAATGGTTTGTAGTTACCGCCGGTATACTTGGCGCCGCACTTTTCTTTGGGGATGCCATTATTACCCCAGCGATCTCTGTACTCTCGGCTATAGAGGGGCTTGAGGTTGGAAGTCAAACACATCAATCTTTAGTCGTACCTATCTCCATTGGAGTCTTAATTTGCCTATTCTCAGTTCAGCGCTACGGTACCTCTACCGTAGGAACACTATTTGGACCCATCACTGCTCTCTGGTTTCTCACACTTTTGGTGTCTGGAGTATCCAGCATCATCAACAACCCTCAGATTCTCCATGCGATCAACCCTGAACATGCCCTGAGATTCCTCACCAGTCATGGTTTTAGCTCATTCTTGGTATTAGGCGCTGTTCTTCTGGTTTTTACCGGGGCTGAGGCACTTTACACCGATATGGGCCACTTCGGCCGCAGCCCAATCAGAATGGCATGGTTGGGATTGGTTTTTCCCGCTCTTTTTCTGAACTACATGGGACAAGGTGCACTGTTGATGAGCCATCCCCATGCAGTCGATAACCCCTTCTACCGCATGTTTCCCAGTTGGGGGCTTTATCCGGTAATCATACTTGCCACCGCCGCCACAGTTATTGCCTCTCAAGCCTGTATTACCGGCAGCTTCTCCTTGGCCAAACAAGCAATGCAGCTAGGGCTTTTACCCCGCCTTACCCTTCGCCATACCTCAGCTCATCTTGAGGGGCAGATATTTATGCCTGGTGTTAACAGGCTGCTTATGTTTTTAGTGATAGGAGCGGTAGTGGGTTTCGGCTCATCCACCAATTTAGCCGCTGCCTACGGTGTTTCCGTAAGCGGCGCCATGTTGATAAGTACTTGCCTGGCCGCGGTTGTATACCGCATTCAATTAAAATGTCACTTACTACTTTGTCTATCAGTGGCGGCCTTCTTTATCTGCATAGATCTCGCCTTTTTCTCCTCCAGCTTGCTAAAAATTAGTCATGGTGGCTGGTTTCCTCTCGGTTTAGGTGCCATAGCCTGTATCTCAATGTTCACCTGGAGAGATGGCAGGGAAGCCTTAGCACTGCAACTTCAGCGTCAAGAATTCAAACTGGAGCCTTATCTAACCGCCCTGCTAAAGAAAAACCCTATAAGAGTGCCTGGAACTGCAGTATTCCTAACCTCCAGACAGCTATCCACTCCCCACGCACTGATTTATAACCTGAAGCACAATAAAGTATTACACGAAAACTTACTGTTCATTACTGTATCTTTTGTGAATGCTCCACGAGTAATGCCTGGCAACCGGTATATCCTCAGCGAAATCCGTGAAAACTGCCACTACTTACTTTTACGCTATGGCTACATAGAGCAGCCGGATATTTGGAAGGTTTTAAAGCGGCTACGCCTTAAGAAAGAGCTGGATATCGACCCCAATAAAGCTTCATATTTTTTAACAAGACAAACCATCACCCCAACCAAGCAGGAGGATAGCCGTATGTTCTTATGGCGAGAGCGGTTGTTTGCGGTTATGTTCCGCAATGTGAGTAGCGCTGTAGAGTATTACCGTATTCCTATGAGCCGCGTGATAGTAATGGGCGAAAAAATCCGAATTTAA